In one window of Pseudomonas chlororaphis subsp. chlororaphis DNA:
- the glsB gene encoding glutaminase B codes for MQALLNEILDEVRPLIGQGKVASYIPALADVPANQLGIAVYGNDGQVFSAGDADTPFSVQSISKVFSLVQAIGHSGEAIWQRLGHEPSGQPFNSLVQLEFERGRPRNPFINAGALVICDINQSRFAAPALSMRDFVRRLSGNMQVLVDGRVADSEYQHRARNAAMAYLMQSFGNFHNDVEAVLRSYFSHCALRMSCVDLARAFCFLANDGFCKHSGEQILTARQTQQVNSIMATSGLYDEAGNFAYRVGLPGKSGVGGGIVAVVPGQFTVCVWSPELNAAGNSLVGMAALELLSQRIGWSVF; via the coding sequence ATGCAAGCGTTGTTGAACGAGATCCTCGACGAGGTCCGTCCCTTGATTGGCCAGGGCAAAGTGGCCAGCTACATTCCGGCGCTGGCCGACGTGCCGGCCAACCAGCTGGGGATCGCCGTGTATGGCAACGATGGCCAGGTGTTCAGCGCCGGCGACGCCGATACGCCGTTCTCGGTGCAAAGCATTTCCAAGGTGTTCAGCCTGGTACAGGCCATCGGGCATTCCGGCGAGGCGATCTGGCAGCGCCTGGGGCATGAGCCTTCCGGGCAGCCTTTCAATTCCCTGGTGCAGCTGGAGTTCGAGCGTGGCCGTCCGCGCAACCCGTTCATCAACGCCGGGGCGCTGGTGATCTGCGATATCAACCAGTCGCGTTTCGCCGCGCCGGCGCTGTCCATGCGCGATTTTGTGCGGCGCCTGTCCGGCAACATGCAGGTGCTGGTGGACGGCCGCGTCGCCGATTCGGAGTACCAGCACCGCGCGCGCAATGCGGCGATGGCCTACCTGATGCAGTCCTTCGGCAACTTCCACAACGACGTCGAGGCGGTGCTGCGCAGCTACTTCAGCCACTGCGCGCTGCGCATGAGCTGCGTCGACCTGGCGCGGGCCTTCTGCTTCCTGGCCAACGATGGCTTCTGCAAGCACAGCGGCGAGCAGATCCTCACGGCGCGCCAGACCCAGCAGGTCAACTCGATCATGGCCACCAGCGGCCTGTACGACGAAGCCGGCAACTTCGCCTACCGCGTCGGCCTGCCGGGCAAGAGCGGCGTGGGCGGCGGCATCGTCGCGGTGGTGCCGGGGCAGTTCACGGTGTGCGTGTGGTCGCCGGAATTGAACGCGGCGGGCAATTCCCTGGTGGGCATGGCGGCGCTGGAGTTGCTGAGCCAGCGCATCGGCTGGTCGGTGTTCTAG
- a CDS encoding LEA/WHy family protein yields MRRFLGLTLSLLLLSLSACALFPQRDQLHINVVGIEPLPSQDLEMRFAVKLRLQNPNETAINYNGVALDLEVNGRPLASGVSDQSGSIGRFSEGVLVVPVSVSAFAVLRQTLGLSQTQSLDDLPYVLRGKLAGGPFGTMRFVDKGQLSLPKTANFTW; encoded by the coding sequence ATGCGCAGATTCCTCGGCCTCACCCTTTCCTTGCTGTTGCTCAGCCTGAGCGCCTGCGCCCTGTTTCCCCAGCGCGATCAGTTGCACATCAATGTGGTCGGTATCGAACCCCTGCCCAGCCAGGACCTGGAAATGCGCTTCGCGGTCAAGCTGCGCCTGCAAAACCCCAACGAAACCGCGATCAACTACAACGGCGTGGCCCTGGACCTGGAGGTTAACGGCCGGCCGCTGGCCTCCGGGGTCAGCGACCAGAGCGGCAGCATCGGGCGTTTCTCCGAGGGGGTGCTGGTGGTGCCGGTCAGCGTCTCGGCCTTCGCCGTGCTGCGCCAGACCCTGGGCCTGAGCCAGACGCAAAGCCTCGACGACCTGCCCTACGTGCTGCGCGGCAAGCTCGCCGGCGGCCCGTTCGGCACGATGCGTTTCGTCGACAAAGGCCAGCTGAGCCTGCCCAAGACCGCCAATTTCACCTGGTAA
- a CDS encoding nucleobase:cation symporter-2 family protein, translating into MTAPDRSTPRYKSDLIYGLEDRPHFSAAIFAALQHVLASFVGIISPTLIFGGVLGLQNETPYLISMALFVSGLGTFVQARRLGPIGSGLLCVQGTSFSFISVLLSAGLMVKGRGGSNEEILSTIFGICFCAAFIEMFLSQFIGKLRKLITPVVTGTIITLMGLSLIKVAVTDMAGGFGAPDLGAASNLGLAALVLLTIVVLNRFSHPMLRLGSIVIGLTLGFVVAWLLGRVDIAAMPDVPMVSVPVPFKYGFSFDLIAFIPLAVIFLISPLEAAGDLTANSMISQQPVKGPLYIKRIKSGLLADGFNSMVAAVFNSLPMVTFAQNNGVIQLTGVASRYVAYFIAGLLVLLGLFPVIGAVLQLMPKPVLGGATLIMFGTVAVAGIKILAEAGLHRRNVLIVAISLGMGLGVAAVPEVLRELPKALHNIFESPITVGAMCAILLNIFLPEEFIELEEDEFDPEAATLKVMQDPDVSAKANA; encoded by the coding sequence ATGACCGCACCTGATCGCTCCACGCCGCGCTACAAGTCCGACCTGATCTATGGCCTGGAGGACCGCCCGCATTTCAGCGCGGCGATCTTCGCCGCGCTGCAACATGTGCTGGCGAGTTTTGTCGGCATCATCTCCCCGACCCTGATCTTCGGCGGCGTGCTGGGCCTGCAGAACGAAACGCCCTACCTGATCAGCATGGCGCTGTTCGTCTCGGGCCTGGGTACCTTCGTCCAGGCCCGGCGCCTGGGGCCGATCGGCTCCGGACTGCTGTGCGTGCAGGGCACCAGCTTTTCCTTTATCAGCGTGCTGCTCAGCGCCGGCCTGATGGTCAAGGGCCGTGGTGGCAGCAACGAGGAAATCCTCTCGACCATCTTCGGCATCTGCTTCTGCGCGGCCTTTATCGAGATGTTCCTCAGCCAGTTCATCGGCAAGCTGCGCAAGCTGATCACCCCGGTGGTGACCGGCACCATCATCACCCTGATGGGCCTGTCGCTGATCAAGGTGGCGGTCACCGACATGGCCGGCGGCTTCGGCGCGCCGGACCTGGGCGCCGCCAGCAACCTGGGCCTGGCCGCCCTGGTGCTGCTGACCATTGTCGTGCTCAACCGCTTCAGTCATCCGATGCTGCGCCTGGGCTCGATCGTCATCGGCCTGACCCTGGGCTTCGTGGTCGCCTGGCTGCTGGGTCGGGTCGACATCGCGGCGATGCCGGACGTGCCGATGGTCAGCGTGCCGGTGCCGTTCAAGTACGGTTTCTCCTTCGACCTGATCGCCTTCATTCCGCTGGCGGTGATCTTCCTGATCTCGCCCCTGGAAGCGGCCGGCGACCTGACCGCCAACTCGATGATTTCCCAGCAGCCGGTCAAGGGCCCGCTGTACATCAAGCGCATCAAGTCCGGGCTGCTGGCCGACGGTTTCAACTCGATGGTGGCGGCGGTGTTCAACAGTCTGCCGATGGTCACCTTCGCCCAGAACAACGGGGTGATTCAGCTGACCGGCGTGGCCAGCCGCTACGTGGCGTACTTCATCGCCGGCCTGCTGGTGCTGCTCGGGTTGTTCCCCGTGATCGGCGCGGTGCTGCAACTGATGCCCAAGCCGGTGCTGGGCGGCGCGACCCTGATCATGTTCGGCACCGTGGCCGTGGCCGGGATCAAGATCCTCGCCGAAGCCGGGCTGCATCGACGCAACGTGCTGATCGTGGCGATCTCCCTGGGCATGGGCCTGGGCGTGGCGGCGGTGCCGGAAGTCCTGCGCGAACTGCCCAAGGCGCTGCACAACATCTTCGAATCACCGATCACCGTGGGCGCGATGTGCGCGATCCTGCTGAACATCTTCCTGCCGGAAGAATTCATCGAGCTGGAAGAAGACGAGTTCGACCCGGAAGCGGCCACCCTCAAAGTCATGCAGGACCCGGATGTGAGCGCCAAGGCCAACGCCTGA
- a CDS encoding helix-turn-helix transcriptional regulator — protein MSRTTRLLTLLQVLRGKRCPVTAAALAAELAVSERTLYRDIAELTALGAPIHGEAGIGYVLRSGLFLPPLMLNADETEAIVLGLRYVDQRGDEVLGKAAADALAKIAAVLAPAAQEALHNPTVLPGPPAYRYPENVVPLNVFRQAIREQAKLHIDYADVNKTPSQRLIWPLALGFMNEARVIVAWCELRDDFRTFRTDRIAAASEQGQRYPGRRSDLLRTWRQRMQLDDAGRFTPDKS, from the coding sequence GTGTCGCGTACCACGCGTTTGTTGACCCTGTTGCAAGTGCTGCGCGGCAAGCGCTGCCCGGTGACCGCCGCGGCGCTGGCGGCGGAGCTTGCGGTGTCCGAGCGCACCCTGTACCGCGACATCGCCGAGCTGACGGCCCTGGGCGCGCCGATCCATGGCGAGGCCGGGATCGGCTATGTGCTGCGCAGCGGTCTGTTCCTGCCGCCGCTGATGCTCAACGCCGACGAGACCGAAGCCATCGTCCTTGGCCTGCGGTATGTCGACCAGCGTGGCGACGAAGTCCTCGGCAAGGCCGCCGCCGATGCCCTGGCAAAGATCGCCGCGGTGCTGGCGCCGGCGGCCCAGGAAGCCTTGCACAACCCAACCGTGCTGCCCGGCCCGCCGGCGTATCGCTACCCGGAAAACGTGGTGCCGCTGAATGTGTTTCGCCAGGCGATCCGTGAGCAGGCCAAGCTGCACATCGATTACGCCGACGTGAACAAGACGCCGAGCCAGCGTCTGATCTGGCCGCTGGCCCTGGGCTTCATGAACGAGGCGCGGGTGATCGTCGCCTGGTGTGAGCTGCGCGACGATTTCCGTACCTTTCGCACCGACCGCATCGCCGCCGCGAGCGAGCAGGGCCAGCGTTATCCGGGACGGCGCAGCGACCTGTTGCGCACCTGGCGCCAGCGCATGCAACTGGACGATGCCGGGCGTTTCACTCCTGACAAGAGTTGA
- a CDS encoding nuclear transport factor 2 family protein gives MSSTAISLAPAIAAYLAATNGRDSSAVASFFAEDAQVFDEGQHQAGTRAIAQWMEDRARRYQPRLEVLKVQQRTGKVLVDNLISGSFPGSPLELRYVFRLDEQGKIARLDISL, from the coding sequence ATGTCCAGCACAGCCATTTCTCTCGCACCGGCCATCGCCGCCTACCTCGCGGCCACCAATGGTCGTGACAGCTCGGCCGTCGCCAGTTTCTTCGCCGAAGACGCCCAGGTGTTCGATGAGGGCCAGCACCAGGCCGGCACCCGGGCCATCGCCCAATGGATGGAAGACCGCGCCCGCCGTTACCAGCCCCGGCTCGAGGTGCTCAAGGTCCAGCAACGTACCGGCAAGGTGCTGGTGGATAACCTGATCTCCGGCAGCTTTCCCGGCAGCCCGCTGGAATTGCGCTACGTGTTCCGGCTGGACGAGCAGGGCAAGATCGCCCGGCTGGATATCTCGTTGTAG
- the zapE gene encoding cell division protein ZapE has product MPFDSPLSAYQYALQERGFVADEAQERAMLALQQCHVALHEGRRSITGVYLWGPVGRGKTWLMDQFYQSLEVPARRQHFHHFMGWVHQRSFQLTGTADPLQALARELSEEVRVLCFDELFVNDIGDAIILGRLFQVMFEQGVVMVCTSNQPPQQLYADGFNRERFLPAIAAIEAHMQVVAVDGAQDHRLHPGAATQRYWLTPAGQPSALGPAFEQLAAGQAVSSAVLSVGYREVRVIKASERVLWCRFADLCEQPFAAMDFMVLCDRFSAILLSEVPELSAQQRPGRIARGTEDGAERVVAGDRELPQLSVHDDSVRRFIALVDECYDRKVPLYLEARVPMEALYTEGYLEFPFRRTLSRLKEMQLQRFG; this is encoded by the coding sequence ATGCCTTTCGATTCCCCCCTCAGCGCCTATCAGTACGCCCTCCAGGAGCGCGGTTTCGTCGCCGACGAGGCCCAGGAGCGAGCGATGCTGGCCCTGCAGCAGTGCCATGTCGCGCTGCATGAAGGGCGACGCTCGATCACCGGGGTCTATCTGTGGGGCCCCGTGGGGCGGGGCAAGACCTGGCTGATGGACCAGTTCTATCAAAGCCTCGAGGTGCCGGCGCGGCGTCAGCACTTCCACCATTTCATGGGCTGGGTCCATCAGCGCTCGTTCCAGCTGACCGGCACCGCCGACCCGTTGCAGGCCCTGGCCCGCGAGCTGAGCGAAGAGGTGCGGGTGCTGTGTTTCGACGAGCTGTTCGTCAACGACATCGGCGACGCGATCATTCTCGGGCGCTTGTTCCAGGTGATGTTCGAGCAGGGCGTGGTGATGGTCTGCACCTCCAACCAGCCGCCGCAACAGCTGTATGCCGACGGCTTCAACCGCGAGCGTTTCCTGCCGGCGATCGCCGCGATCGAGGCGCATATGCAGGTGGTGGCGGTGGACGGCGCCCAGGACCATCGCCTGCACCCGGGGGCGGCCACCCAGCGTTATTGGCTGACCCCGGCCGGCCAACCGAGCGCCCTGGGCCCGGCGTTCGAACAACTGGCGGCGGGGCAGGCGGTGTCCAGCGCGGTATTGTCGGTGGGCTACCGCGAGGTCCGGGTGATCAAGGCCAGCGAGCGGGTGCTCTGGTGCCGTTTCGCCGACCTGTGCGAGCAACCGTTTGCCGCCATGGACTTCATGGTCCTGTGCGACCGCTTCAGCGCGATCCTGCTCAGCGAAGTGCCCGAGCTCAGCGCGCAACAGCGCCCGGGGCGGATTGCCCGGGGCACCGAGGATGGCGCCGAGCGAGTGGTGGCGGGCGATCGCGAGCTGCCGCAGCTGTCGGTGCACGATGACAGCGTGCGGCGTTTCATCGCCCTGGTGGACGAGTGTTATGACCGCAAGGTGCCGCTCTACCTCGAAGCGCGGGTGCCGATGGAGGCGTTGTACACCGAGGGCTACCTGGAGTTTCCATTCCGCCGTACCCTCAGTCGTCTGAAGGAGATGCAGCTGCAGCGTTTCGGCTGA
- a CDS encoding DinB family protein — translation MNQPLSHHLLTMAYQNAWANHRLGKAWEILDPSELAAPRVSFFPSLKATLNHILTCDWFYVDALERELRGEAPRADCYVFFEVEEPFDQAADLRREQVLVDRRLIAYCEQQRDVDLARIVTIAREKPQRDTRLRMLSHLFEHQLHHRGQVHAMLSGTRVAPPQLDEFFCAGEAALRAEDFAELGWSEAQIWGAEAVEEKGR, via the coding sequence ATGAACCAGCCCCTGTCCCATCATCTGCTGACCATGGCTTACCAGAACGCCTGGGCCAATCATCGCCTGGGCAAGGCCTGGGAAATACTGGATCCGAGCGAGTTGGCGGCGCCGCGGGTGAGTTTCTTTCCCAGCCTGAAGGCCACCCTCAACCACATCCTTACCTGCGACTGGTTCTACGTCGACGCGCTGGAGCGAGAGCTGCGCGGCGAGGCACCACGGGCCGACTGCTATGTGTTTTTCGAGGTCGAGGAACCCTTCGACCAGGCCGCCGACCTGCGCCGCGAGCAGGTGCTGGTGGACCGCCGGTTGATCGCCTATTGCGAGCAGCAACGGGATGTGGACCTTGCGCGCATCGTCACCATCGCCCGGGAAAAGCCGCAGCGCGATACCCGGCTGCGCATGCTTTCGCATCTGTTCGAGCACCAGTTGCATCACCGTGGCCAGGTGCACGCCATGCTCAGCGGCACCCGGGTGGCGCCGCCGCAGCTGGACGAGTTTTTCTGCGCGGGCGAGGCGGCCCTGCGCGCCGAGGACTTTGCCGAGCTGGGTTGGAGCGAAGCGCAGATCTGGGGCGCGGAGGCGGTCGAGGAAAAAGGACGGTAG
- a CDS encoding GNAT family N-acetyltransferase, whose amino-acid sequence MDVADVLVLQASYTNPVHAEAIALVLNHYAQDPMGGGQPLDADLLRQLPGELAKRPHAFSVLAFVGGEPAGLVNCFEGFSTFAGRPLVNVHDVSVIDKFRGLGLSQKMLHKVEEIARQRGCCKITLEVLEGNAVAQASYRKFGFDDARLDPSHGRMLFWNKTL is encoded by the coding sequence ATGGACGTTGCAGACGTATTGGTACTCCAGGCCAGCTACACCAACCCGGTACACGCCGAGGCGATCGCCCTGGTGCTCAACCACTATGCCCAGGACCCGATGGGCGGCGGCCAGCCGTTAGACGCCGATCTGTTGCGGCAATTGCCCGGCGAACTGGCCAAGCGCCCCCACGCGTTCAGCGTGCTGGCCTTTGTCGGTGGCGAACCGGCCGGCCTGGTGAATTGCTTCGAGGGCTTTTCCACCTTTGCCGGCCGACCGCTGGTCAATGTGCACGATGTGTCGGTGATCGATAAATTCCGCGGCCTGGGCCTGAGCCAGAAGATGCTGCACAAGGTCGAAGAGATCGCCCGCCAGCGCGGCTGCTGCAAGATCACCCTGGAAGTGCTGGAGGGCAACGCGGTGGCCCAGGCGTCCTACCGCAAGTTCGGCTTCGACGACGCCAGGCTCGACCCGAGCCATGGCCGGATGCTGTTCTGGAACAAAACCCTGTAA
- the chrA gene encoding chromate efflux transporter: MNSSPLDAPVTRRDSAWTVFLVFLRLGLSSFGGPVAHLGYFRTEFVQRRAWLSEAAYAELIALCQFLPGPASSQVGFALGWSRAGLAGALGAWLGFTLPSALILIALAMGLAGSGTGLPGGLVHGLKIVAVAVVAQALWGMGRALCRGPLRMLITLVSAISVLLWPTTLGQVCVMLLAGMIGAGLLQPTIDNREDGLAIAVGKRTGYLALVLFALLLAGLPLLAGLWPSLSLLLADSFYRAGALVFGGGHVVLPLLQSEVVAPGLLSNDLFLAGYAAAQAVPGPLFSFSAFLGAAIDGWRGALVCLAMIFLPAMLLIVGVLPFWQNLRHLGRIQAALAGVNAAVVGLLAAALYDPLWTSSILKPLDLGLALLALAALMRWKLPPWLVVLAGGAVGLLLEA, from the coding sequence ATGAACTCATCTCCCCTGGATGCCCCCGTGACCCGCCGTGACAGTGCCTGGACGGTGTTCCTGGTGTTCTTGCGGCTGGGCCTGAGTTCCTTCGGCGGGCCGGTGGCGCACCTGGGGTATTTCCGCACCGAATTCGTCCAGCGCCGCGCCTGGCTGAGCGAGGCGGCCTATGCCGAGCTGATCGCCCTGTGCCAGTTCCTCCCGGGGCCGGCCAGCAGCCAGGTGGGCTTTGCCCTGGGCTGGTCGCGGGCGGGGCTGGCCGGCGCGCTGGGCGCCTGGCTGGGTTTCACCTTGCCTTCGGCGCTGATCCTGATTGCCCTGGCCATGGGCCTGGCGGGTAGCGGTACAGGGCTGCCCGGCGGGCTGGTGCATGGCCTGAAGATCGTCGCGGTGGCGGTGGTGGCCCAGGCCCTGTGGGGCATGGGCCGTGCTTTGTGCCGCGGGCCGCTGCGTATGCTGATCACGCTTGTCTCGGCGATCAGTGTGCTGCTCTGGCCGACCACCCTTGGCCAGGTCTGTGTGATGTTGCTGGCGGGGATGATCGGCGCGGGCCTGCTCCAGCCGACTATCGACAACCGCGAGGACGGGCTGGCGATCGCGGTCGGCAAGCGCACGGGCTACCTGGCCCTTGTGCTCTTTGCCCTGTTGCTGGCGGGCTTGCCGCTGCTGGCCGGGCTCTGGCCCAGCCTGTCGCTGCTGCTGGCCGACAGTTTTTATCGCGCCGGTGCCCTGGTGTTCGGCGGCGGCCATGTGGTGCTGCCGCTGTTGCAGAGCGAGGTGGTCGCACCGGGCCTGCTGAGCAACGATCTGTTTCTCGCCGGTTATGCCGCTGCCCAGGCGGTGCCAGGCCCCTTGTTCTCTTTTTCGGCTTTTCTCGGCGCCGCCATCGACGGCTGGCGCGGCGCGCTGGTGTGTCTGGCGATGATTTTCCTGCCGGCTATGCTGCTGATCGTCGGCGTCCTGCCGTTCTGGCAGAACCTGCGCCACCTGGGCCGGATCCAGGCCGCGCTGGCCGGCGTCAACGCGGCGGTGGTCGGCCTGCTGGCGGCGGCGCTGTACGACCCGCTGTGGACCAGCAGCATCCTCAAGCCGCTGGACCTGGGGTTGGCCCTGCTGGCCCTGGCCGCGCTGATGCGCTGGAAGCTGCCGCCCTGGCTGGTGGTGCTCGCCGGTGGCGCCGTCGGCCTGCTGCTGGAGGCCTGA
- a CDS encoding heavy metal sensor histidine kinase encodes MKAAQRTASSLSMRLGLTVSLMGAGLVLLLATLAYLALSHELGSLARESLDSKLEQIRHTLTSDLKTGDIAARPHSLLDLVMGHDNLHLSIFAADPQAEPLLNIGNRNLGPLPEALTQPESPAFLDWLDSTGNRLLSASSLITLRNGEQVRVVLSLDRANDQALLSAYLRSTVIALPLLLMLIGIGAWWVVQRGLAPLQQFSRVAAKVTTQDLTHRLSPDNLPRELAELAHSINFMLHRLDGGVQQLSQFSDDLAHELRSPITNLMGKAQVTLSRERPPHEYKAVLESSTEELERLTRIVSDMLFLAQVSHPASQVAFEAISLGEEARRVTELFALSAEEKHLGISLSGDGLVYGDRLMIQRAISNLLSNAIRHSPRASSISILVEEHESSVSLSVGNPGAGIPEQHLEHLFERFYRVDSSRSRAEGGTGLGLAIVRSIMNLHQGRTEVSSVPGSFTLFRLVFARLNHPPRT; translated from the coding sequence ATGAAAGCCGCGCAACGCACCGCCAGCAGCCTGTCCATGCGCCTGGGCCTGACCGTCAGCCTGATGGGTGCGGGCCTGGTGCTGCTGCTCGCAACCCTGGCCTACCTGGCCCTCAGCCACGAACTGGGCAGCCTGGCGCGGGAAAGCCTGGACAGCAAACTCGAACAGATCCGCCACACCCTGACCAGCGACCTGAAGACCGGCGATATCGCCGCCCGCCCGCATTCGCTGCTGGATCTGGTGATGGGCCACGACAACCTGCACCTGAGCATTTTCGCCGCCGATCCCCAGGCCGAACCGCTGCTGAACATCGGCAACCGCAACCTGGGCCCGCTGCCCGAAGCCCTGACCCAGCCGGAAAGCCCGGCGTTCCTCGACTGGCTCGACAGCACCGGCAACCGGTTGCTCAGCGCCTCCAGCCTGATAACCCTGCGCAACGGCGAACAGGTGCGGGTGGTGCTGTCCCTGGACCGGGCCAACGACCAGGCACTGCTCAGTGCCTACCTGCGTTCCACGGTGATCGCCCTGCCCCTGCTGCTGATGCTGATCGGCATCGGCGCCTGGTGGGTGGTGCAGCGCGGCCTGGCACCGTTGCAGCAGTTCAGCCGGGTGGCCGCCAAGGTCACCACCCAGGACCTGACCCATCGCCTGTCGCCGGACAACCTGCCAAGGGAGCTGGCCGAGCTGGCCCATAGCATCAATTTCATGCTGCACCGGCTCGACGGCGGCGTGCAGCAGCTCTCGCAATTCTCCGACGACCTGGCCCACGAGCTGCGCTCGCCCATCACCAACCTGATGGGCAAGGCCCAGGTCACCCTGTCCCGGGAGCGCCCGCCCCACGAGTACAAGGCGGTACTGGAGTCGAGCACCGAGGAGCTGGAGCGCCTGACCCGGATCGTCAGCGACATGCTGTTCCTCGCCCAGGTCAGCCATCCGGCCTCCCAGGTGGCGTTCGAAGCAATATCCCTGGGCGAGGAAGCGCGGCGGGTCACGGAACTGTTCGCCCTGAGCGCCGAGGAAAAGCACCTGGGCATCAGCCTGTCCGGCGATGGCCTGGTGTACGGCGACCGCCTGATGATCCAGCGGGCGATCTCCAACCTGCTGTCCAACGCCATCCGCCACAGCCCCCGGGCGTCGAGTATTTCGATCCTGGTGGAGGAACATGAATCGAGCGTGTCGCTGTCGGTGGGTAACCCCGGCGCCGGTATCCCGGAGCAGCACCTGGAACACCTGTTCGAGCGTTTCTACCGGGTCGACAGCAGCCGCTCGCGTGCCGAAGGCGGTACGGGATTGGGCTTGGCGATCGTGCGCTCGATCATGAACCTGCATCAGGGCCGGACCGAGGTCAGCAGCGTGCCGGGCAGTTTCACCCTGTTCCGCCTGGTGTTTGCCCGGCTCAATCACCCGCCGCGCACCTGA
- a CDS encoding heavy metal response regulator transcription factor, translated as MRILVVEDERKTADYLHQGLTESGYVVDRAATGVDGLYLIEQQNYELVILDVNLPEKDGWQVLEDMRKDSNARVMMLSARGRLADKVKGLDLGADDYLVKPFEFPELLARVRTLLRRSENLPATDTLRVADLELDPRRHRAYRGSRRIDLTTKEFTLLQVLMRQSGEVLTRTQIISLVWDMNFDCDTNVVEVSISRLRAKIDDASEIKLIHTIRGVGYVLEVRQ; from the coding sequence ATGCGCATTCTGGTTGTCGAAGACGAGCGTAAAACTGCCGATTATCTGCATCAGGGCCTGACCGAAAGCGGTTATGTAGTCGACCGCGCCGCCACCGGTGTCGACGGGCTTTACCTGATCGAACAGCAAAACTACGAACTGGTGATTCTGGACGTCAATCTGCCGGAAAAGGACGGCTGGCAGGTGCTGGAAGACATGCGCAAGGACAGCAACGCCCGGGTAATGATGCTCTCGGCGCGCGGGCGCCTGGCCGACAAGGTCAAGGGGCTGGACCTGGGGGCCGACGATTACCTGGTCAAGCCGTTCGAGTTTCCCGAGCTGCTGGCGCGGGTGCGCACCCTGCTGCGGCGCAGCGAGAACCTGCCGGCGACCGACACCCTGCGGGTCGCCGACCTGGAGCTCGATCCACGCCGGCACCGGGCCTATCGCGGCTCGCGGCGCATCGACCTGACCACCAAGGAGTTCACCCTGTTGCAGGTGCTGATGCGCCAATCGGGCGAGGTGCTGACCCGCACCCAGATCATCTCCCTGGTCTGGGACATGAACTTCGACTGCGACACCAACGTGGTGGAGGTCTCCATCAGCCGCCTGCGGGCGAAGATCGACGATGCCAGCGAGATCAAGCTGATCCACACCATCCGTGGCGTCGGTTATGTCCTGGAAGTGCGCCAATGA